The Pseudolabrys sp. FHR47 genome contains a region encoding:
- a CDS encoding ABC transporter substrate-binding protein, translating into MTSAFRFLIGAALLAAAWLGTPAAPKAQESITLTDVAGRTVTVKRPVKHVILGEGRQLLALALLHPDPVSILAGWPADLQRQDKVTYDLYRQRFPGLDRVPIIGRGSADTFSIEQALAVQPDLAILSGGYGPSSHSPEILRRLEAAGIPVVFIDFVAKPLEHTLPSMELLGKVLGQEDRAAAFIDFYRSHMDRIARRLREADPPKPTVLMHAHAGLQDCCNSPGRATIGAFIDAAGGENIAVGVVKQLFGKLNLEYVIAKNPQVYVGTGGIHLQGTGGLVMGPGIPEEVSRKFLSEVVQRPGIAQLDAVKNGRVYGLWHLFSNIPINFLAVEALAKWFHPKLFADIDPDASLRELNEKFLPVPMHGTYWIGLK; encoded by the coding sequence GTGACCTCTGCATTTCGCTTCTTGATCGGCGCCGCGCTGCTGGCGGCAGCATGGCTTGGCACGCCGGCGGCGCCAAAGGCGCAGGAAAGCATCACGTTGACGGATGTCGCCGGCCGCACGGTGACGGTAAAGCGGCCGGTCAAGCACGTGATCCTCGGCGAGGGACGTCAACTTCTGGCGCTTGCGCTCCTCCACCCCGACCCGGTTTCGATTCTGGCGGGCTGGCCGGCGGACCTGCAACGACAGGACAAAGTCACCTACGATCTTTATCGCCAGCGTTTCCCCGGTCTCGACCGGGTGCCGATCATCGGGCGCGGCAGCGCCGATACGTTCTCGATCGAGCAGGCTTTGGCGGTTCAGCCCGATCTGGCGATCCTGAGCGGCGGTTACGGACCGTCGTCGCATTCGCCTGAAATTCTCAGGCGTTTAGAGGCTGCTGGCATTCCCGTAGTATTCATCGACTTCGTAGCCAAGCCTCTGGAACATACGCTGCCGAGCATGGAGTTGCTTGGCAAGGTGCTGGGCCAGGAGGACAGGGCGGCCGCATTCATCGACTTCTATCGTAGCCACATGGATCGTATCGCCAGACGCTTGCGCGAGGCCGATCCGCCGAAGCCGACTGTGCTGATGCATGCCCATGCCGGACTTCAGGATTGCTGCAATTCGCCGGGCCGCGCCACGATCGGCGCCTTCATCGACGCCGCGGGCGGAGAGAACATCGCGGTCGGCGTCGTCAAGCAACTGTTCGGCAAGCTCAATCTCGAATATGTCATCGCGAAGAACCCGCAGGTCTATGTCGGCACCGGCGGAATTCACTTGCAGGGCACCGGCGGCCTGGTGATGGGGCCGGGTATTCCCGAAGAGGTGTCGCGGAAATTTCTGAGCGAGGTCGTGCAACGCCCCGGCATTGCCCAGCTCGACGCCGTGAAGAACGGCCGCGTCTATGGCCTGTGGCACTTGTTCAGCAACATACCGATCAACTTTCTGGCCGTTGAGGCTCTGGCGAAGTGGTTTCATCCGAAGCTGTTCGCCGATATCGATCCCGATGCCAGCCTGCGCGAACTTAACGAGAAGTTCTTGCCGGTGCCGATGCACGGCACCTATTGGATCGGCCTGAAGTGA
- a CDS encoding alpha/beta hydrolase, with the protein MRARGGGEYRIFIARPAAGIPAPAGGFPVIYALDGNTSFAILAQIVRARSSGPFAGIEPAIVVGIGYPTDAAYDMDRRIFDDTPPAKVLRLAPRPDGTPWPAVGGADLFLDFIAAELMPAILCDCRGDRNRQALFGHSLGGLFVLHVLFTRPSLFRHYVAASPSIWWNNCYIHEEERAFTTGLRSQAADADLLIAVGGEEQTLTAAERARPDWEARALWKSQNRMLDNARALSQRLVVFETSGLRTSYVEFAGEDHGSVVPAALSRAVTFILSARRSP; encoded by the coding sequence GTGCGTGCGCGTGGCGGCGGCGAGTATCGCATTTTCATTGCCCGTCCGGCGGCGGGGATTCCGGCGCCCGCCGGCGGCTTTCCGGTCATCTATGCGCTGGACGGCAATACCTCGTTCGCAATTTTGGCCCAGATCGTTCGCGCGCGTTCGTCCGGCCCTTTTGCCGGCATCGAACCGGCCATTGTCGTCGGTATCGGCTATCCGACCGATGCCGCCTATGACATGGACCGTCGAATCTTTGACGACACGCCGCCTGCGAAGGTGCTGCGGCTGGCGCCACGTCCAGATGGCACGCCATGGCCCGCGGTCGGCGGCGCTGACCTGTTTCTCGACTTTATCGCCGCCGAACTGATGCCGGCGATCCTATGTGACTGTCGTGGCGACAGGAATCGTCAGGCCTTGTTTGGTCATTCGCTCGGCGGATTGTTCGTGCTGCATGTGTTGTTCACCCGGCCGTCGCTGTTCCGGCACTATGTGGCCGCCAGTCCATCGATCTGGTGGAACAACTGCTACATCCACGAGGAGGAGCGGGCCTTCACGACCGGTCTGCGGTCGCAGGCCGCCGACGCCGATCTTCTCATTGCCGTGGGCGGTGAAGAGCAGACGCTGACCGCGGCGGAACGAGCGCGGCCCGACTGGGAAGCCCGCGCGTTATGGAAAAGCCAGAACCGTATGCTCGACAATGCGCGCGCGCTGTCGCAGCGGCTCGTCGTGTTCGAAACGTCCGGTCTGCGCACGAGTTATGTCGAGTTCGCCGGCGAGGACCACGGCTCGGTCGTGCCGGCGGCACTCAGCCGCGCTGTGACGTTCATCTTGTCGGCAAGGAGATCGCCGTGA